From a region of the Notolabrus celidotus isolate fNotCel1 chromosome 14, fNotCel1.pri, whole genome shotgun sequence genome:
- the opa3 gene encoding optic atrophy 3 protein homolog, producing the protein MVVGAFPIAKLLYLGVRQMSKPVANRIKAGARRSEFFKTYICLPPAQIYHWVEMRTKMRIMGFRGSTIKPLNEDAAAELGAELLGEAIIFLIGGGCMVLEYSRQAANSRRKEEELNETVISLQTQIAELTLTTETLDAQLREVNRQLVSFPVPNKK; encoded by the exons ATGGTGGTCGGTGCCTTCCCAATCGCCAAGCTCCTCTACCTCGGAGTGAGGCAGATGAGTAAGCCCGTGGCGAACCGAATCAAAGCTGGAGCCCGGAGGAGCGAGTTCTTTAAAACCTACATCTGTCTCCCGCCGGCACAGA TTTACCATTGGGTTGAGATGAGAACGAAGATGCGGATCATGGGCTTTCGGGGTTCCACCATTAAGCCACTTAATGAAGATGCGGCTGCAGAGCTTGGTGCAGAGTTGCTGGGAGAGGCAATCATCTTCCTCATTGGCGGTGGATGTATGGTGCTGGAGTACAGCAGGCAGGCTGCTAACTCTCGTCGCAAAGAAGAGGAGCTGAATGAGACCGTCATAAGCCTACAGACTCAGATAGCAGAACTAACACTAACCACAGAGACATTAGATGCTCAGCTGAGAGAGGTCAACAGGCAGCTGGTGTCCTTTCCTGTTCccaacaaaaaataa